The Tenebrio molitor chromosome 5, icTenMoli1.1, whole genome shotgun sequence genome has a segment encoding these proteins:
- the LOC138130660 gene encoding tyrosine recombinase XerC-like has translation MIKFCFLPNYCSKLRNLRSTITMTTRRLFKLFISVKIFSQMNVPEEIKKEAINVASSLLPAKSLAKYEREYEEFKNWQKNNNVTGVTEDVLLVYLHQLSDKFSPNSLWSKWSMLKSCLETKENAEVRRFHKVIAFLKRKNERYVPKKARILTKEQVEKFLVEAPDDYWLLYKVITIFGIFGACRCDELLSLTVKDVEDVEKYIIVTLRNTKNLTTRRFTITDEGCSFQPCVLYRKYAALRPRQADQLRFFLTYRNGKCISLNVGQHTIGGVPKKIATYLGLQEPELYTGHSFRRSAATMVVDAGGDILTLKRVGGWKSSGIAEGYVDDSINKKIEIAKKMFPGRNSTDVASTSGGSTINCPMTSEFTSASGMFDISGNSNCTFNFNLYETKK, from the exons atgatcaaattctgttttcttccaaattatTGCTCAAAACTCAGAAACCTTAGAAGTACAATTACTATGACAACGCGCCgtttgttcaaattgtttatttccgtcaagattttttctcaaatgaacgtgccagaagaaatcaaaaaggAAGCTATAAACGTGGCTTCCAGTTTACTGCCAGCGAAGTCTTTAGCAAAATATGAACGAGAatatgaagaatttaaaaattggcagaaaaacaataacgtaACTGGTGTAACGGAAGACGTTCTTTTGGTGTATCTTCACCAACTATCAGACAAATTTAGCCCCAATTCTTTGTGGTCGAAATGGTCCATGTTAAAAAGCTGCCTGGAAACTAAAGAAAATGCTGAAGTTCGCAG ATTTCATAAGGTAATTGCTTTTCTCAAGAGAAAGAATGAGCGTTACGTGCCGAAGAAGGCAAGGATTTTAACAAAAGAGCAAGTGgaaaaatttcttgttgaagCTCCTGATGACTATTGGTTGTTATATAAagtgattacaatttttggaatttttggtgCTTGCCGGTGTGACGAGCTTCTCTCGTTGACGGTGAAGGACGTAGAAGATGTTGAGAAATATATTATCGTCACTTTACGGAATACAAAGAATTTAACAACAAGGAGATTTACGATCACAGATGAGGGCTGCAGTTTTCAACCTTGTGTTTTGTACAGAAAATATGCAGCTCTTCGTCCTCGTCAAGCAGACCAATTACGTTTCTTTTTAACCTACCGTAATGGCAAATGTATTTCCCTCAATGTTGGCCAGCACACTATTGGCGGTGTaccgaaaaaaattgcaacataCTTAGGGCTACAAGAACCTGAATTATACACAGGTCACTCATTTCGCCGATCAGCAGCAACAATGGTTGTGGATGCAGGTGGAGatattttgacactaaaacgTGTGGGAGGATGGAAAAGTAGTGGAATTGCGGAAGGTTATGTGGATGattctatcaataaaaaaattgaaattgcgaaaaaaatgtttcctggACGAAACTCAACAGATGTGGCTTCCACTTCGGGAGGTTCTACAATTAATTGTCCAATGACGAGCGAATTCACTTCCGCTTCAGGAATGTTCGACATTAGCGGAAATtctaattgtacatttaattttaatttgtatgaaacaaagaaataa
- the Rpn3 gene encoding probable 26S proteasome non-ATPase regulatory subunit 3, which yields MSNTMAPADIADVEMKNADSPPGLEAGDSKRTIEIQNLVEIREQARQIEKAVANKENRFILRVLRCLPNTRRKLNGAVLKSLVNQIYPVSERDALTEYLEDVPAGLELETGRARSATKSPVPEVDAYIHLLILVYLLDTNKLTEGVRCSQALMNKITSQNRRSLDLIAAKCYFYHSRVAELTGKLDSIRAFLHARLRTATLRNDFEGQAVLINCLLRNYLHYSLYDQSDKLVSKCVFPETASNNEWARFLYYLGRIKAARLEYSVAHKHLVQAMRKSPQNAAVGFRQTVQKLLVVVELLLGDIPERQIFRQASMRHSLAPYFQLTQAVRMGNLHRFGEVLENFGPQFRQDHTFTLILRLRHNVIKTAIRAIGLSYSRISPQDIARKLGLDSAEDAEFIVAKAIRDGVIEATLDPEGGYMRSKESTDIYCTKEPEMAFHQRISFCLDLHNQSVKAMRYPPKAYGKELESAEERREREQQDLELAKEMAEEDDDGFP from the coding sequence ATGAGTAATACGATGGCTCCAGCAGACATTGCAGACGTAGAAATGAAGAACGCCGACAGCCCCCCTGGTTTGGAAGCAGGAGATAGTAAACGTACGatcgaaattcaaaatttggtgGAAATTCGTGAGCAAGCCCGGCAAATCGAGAAAGCAGTGGCGAACAAAGAAAACCGTTTCATCCTCCGTGTCTTAAGGTGCCTGCCAAATACCCGAAGAAAACTCAACGGAGCCGTGCTTAAAAGTTTAGTGAATCAGATTTATCCAGTTTCGGAGAGGGATGCTTTAACTGAATATCTTGAAGATGTACCTGCTGGGTTGGAATTAGAAACAGGAAGAGCAAGATCAGCTACAAAGTCACCAGTTCCAGAAGTTGATGCTTACATTCATCTCCTGATTTTGGTTTACTTACTTGACACTAATAAACTCACTGAAGGGGTAAGATGCTCTCAGGCTTTGATGAACAAAATAACAAGTCAGAATCGTAGAAGCTTAGATTTAATTGCAGCCAAATGCTATTTCTACCACTCCAGAGTGGCAGAATTAACTGGCAAATTGGACTCTATTCGAGCCTTCTTACATGCGCGTTTAAGGACAGCCACTTTAAGAAATGATTTTGAAGGGCAAGCAGTTTTAATTAACTGTTTATTGAGAAATTATTTGCATTATTCTCTTTATGATCAGTCAGATAAATTGGTCAGTAAATGTGTTTTCCCAGAGACTGCTAGTAATAACGAATGGGCGCGTTTCTTGTACTACTTGGGTAGAATAAAAGCTGCTCGATTAGAATACAGTGTTGCCCACAAACATTTGGTTCAAGCAATGAGAAAATCGCCGCAAAATGCAGCCGTCGGTTTTCGCCAAACTGTACAAAAGCTTCTAGTTGTGGTTGAACTGCTTTTGGGAGATATCCCAGAAAGACAAATATTCAGACAAGCCAGTATGAGACATTCACTTGCACCTTACTTCCAACTTACTCAAGCTGTGCGCATGGGTAACTTACACCGTTTTGGGGAGGTGTTGGAGAATTTTGGACCTCAATTTCGACAAGATCACActttcacattaattttgcgTTTGAGACATAACGTAATTAAAACAGCAATTCGCGCAATTGGCTTATCATATTCTAGAATATCACCCCAAGATATTGCGAGGAAGCTTGGTTTAGATTCTGCCGAAGATGCAGAGTTTATCGTCGCTAAAGCAATTCGAGACGGTGTTATCGAAGCAACTCTAGATCCTGAAGGTGGTTACATGCGTAGCAAAGAAAGTACAGATATTTACTGCACAAAAGAACCTGAAATGGCTTTTCATCAGCGAATTTCTTTTTGCTTGGATTTGCATAATCAGAGTGTCAAGGCCATGAGGTATCCGCCTAAAGCTTACGGTAAAGAGCTCGAATCGGCTGAAGAACGTAGAGAAAGAGAACAGCAAGATTTGGAACTAGCCAAGGAAATGGCGGAAGAAGATGATGATGGTTTCCCATGA
- the LOC138130477 gene encoding protein FAN-like — MDRGKFSLLLLDPGEIYFEDFSAVLIPPDITPKTFDNKKQDGRLKMCSKSLVFDPKDINKPIIKISLKDCVVIEQWKGSAKYLTSNNVLTVNCREYIEMLEGNIVAPYKFKESTNFLFQLNYANIMNCLPQICQLHRASTLPAAEQADMIATIVHSRQARVNFDPLWLDLYEKVVLETEADKVTPLVVNPGRILLSTSRLFFQPYNNVETVPVIRIELNNIKRMVKRRFLLRHIGLEIYCSESSSNPHIYLSFRNQAQRDNLHDKLLKEPALKLEELDQDVMTLQWQNGIISNYDYLLYINSLGDRTINDLTQYPIFPWIISNYTASDLDLQDVNNFRDLSKPVGALDDVRLRRLLERYEEMSHPKFMYGSHYSTPGFVLFYLARLYPHYVLCLQSGRFDHPDRMFNSVADVFKNCQTNMSDFKELIPEFYDISQQGNFLVNNLGINFGYRYNGRKVADVELPPWAESPKNFVTILRDALESDIISRKLHQWIDLIFGYKQQGEEAVKANNLFYHLCYEGNVDLDLISDLNERHALEVQIMEFGQIPKQVFKVPHPQRKVGLPLLNEPHQIKLSETEDLWKNMSDLEVVTTFNTHKNTVSHLFISDDCTRVTSVGHDSKLKVFSLQQNRQTRSANIGNMPLSSCIQMPNVNVLVIGSWDNQIVLYDLDYGKVTESVLAHEDAITCMCWGKIASILVSGSGDCTVKIWKGLNNNGIVRPIQCLQKQIDHNSHVNCLDFDMNNNYLAVGTEDGEVYIWQTKDFILNKKFQIHSSSITTINYSPDGMKLALGSRNKTLQIIDVETGLSVFTKTMKSPISSLKWDGFLLILGCDDGNLFIWDIVKVKLLYEVDKAHSGAIRTVDISSDKSIIVTGSEDRLIKVWKPK, encoded by the exons ATGGATCGAGGAAA GTTTTCGTTGTTATTGTTGGACCCCggtgaaatatattttgaagattttaGCGCAGTTCTAATTCCTCCAGATATTACTCCAAAAacatttgataataaaaaacaagatggtagattaaaaatgtgttcgaAATCATTAGTTTTTGATCCAAAAGATATAAATAagccaattattaaaatatcattaAAAGACTGTGTAGTAATTGAGCAGTGGAAAGGTAGTGCAAAATATTTAACCAGTAATAATGTTTTAACTGTGAATTGTCGCGAATATATTGAAATGCTGGAAGGAAATATTGTTGCACCATATAAATTTAAAGAATctactaattttttgtttcaattgaATTATGCAAATATTATGAACTGTTTACCTCAAATTTGTCAACTCCATCGTGCAAGTACTCTTCCAGCTGCTGAACAGGCTGACATG ATTGCAACAATTGTGCACTCACGTCAAGCAAGAGTTAATTTTGATCCATTATGGTTAGATCTGTATGAGAAGGTTGTATTAGAAACAGAAGCTGATAAAGTAACACCCCTTGTTGTGAATCCTGGTAGAATTTTGTTATCAACATcaagattattttttcaaccaTATAATAATGTAGAAACA GTTCCAGTGATTAGAATTGAGTTAAACAATATCAAGCGAATGGTTAAAAGAAGATTTTTATTGAGACATATA GGTTTAGAAATTTActgtagtgaaagtagtagtAATccacatatttatttatcattcaGAAATCAAGCACAGAGAGATAATTTACATGATAAGTTATTAAAAGAACCAGCATTAAAACTAGAAGAGTTAGACCAAGATGTAATGACTTTACAATGGCAAAATGGTATTATATCTAATTATGATTATCTGTTGTACATCaatag TTTAGGTGATCGAACAATAAATGATTTAACCCAATATCCAATATTTCCAtggattatttcaaattacacGGCGTCAGACTTAGATTTGCAAGATGTAAACAACTTTAGAGACTTGAGCAAACCTGTAGGTGCGTTAGATGACGTCCGATTACGACGTCTTCTTGAACGTTATGAAGAAATGTCTCATCCTAAATTTATGTATGGCTCCCACTATTCAACTCCTGGTTTTGTGCTATTTTATTTAGCTAGACTGTACCCTCATTATGTCTTGTGTCTACAAAGTGGACGTTTTGACCACCCAGATCGAATGTTTAATTCCGTAGCGgatgtttttaaaaactgcCAAACCAATATGTCTGATTTTAAAGAATTAATACCAGAGTTTTATGATATTTCACAACAAGGAAATTTCTTAGTCAACAACTTGGGAATTAATTTTGGTTACCGTTATAACGGACGTAAAGTAGCTGATGTTGAATTACCACCGTGGGCAGAAAGtcccaaaaattttgttaccatACTCAGAGATGCTTTAGAAAGTGACATTATTTCCCGTAAACTTCACCAATggatagatttaatttttggataCAAACAGCAGGGTGAAGAAGCAGTAAAAGCTAATAATT TATTTTATCATCTGTGTTACGAAGGAAACGTAGATCTCGATTTAATCTCCGACTTAAATGAACGTCATGCTTTGGAGGTGCAAATCATGGAGTTTGGACAAATTCCAAAACAAGTATTTAAAGTACCTCACCCTCAGAGAAAAGTTGGTCTTCCTTTATTGAATGAAccacatcaaattaaattatcagaaactgaag ATCTTTGGAAAAATATGAGTGATTTAGAGGTTGTAACTACTTTTAATACTCATAAAAATACGGTCAGTCACCTTTTTATTAGTGATGACTGCACTCGCGTAACTTCTGTGGGCCACGATTCTAAGTTGAAGGTATTTTCTTTGCAACAAAATCGGCAAACGAGAAGTGCCAACATTGGAAATATGCCGTTAAGTAGCTGTATTCAGATGCCCAACGTTAATGTTTTGGTCATAGGAAGTTGGGACAACCAGAT agTATTGTACGATCTAGATTATGGGAAAGTGACGGAAAGCGTGTTGGCCCATGAAGATGCCATCACTTGCATGTGTTGGGGTAAAATAGCCAGTATTTTGGTATCAGGTAGTGGGGATTGTACCGTAAAAATATGGAAgggtttaaataataatggtatagTCAGACCAATACAATGCCTACAGAAGCAAATAGATCACAATTCTCATGTTAACTGCTTGGATTTTGATAT gaacaataattatttagcTGTTGGAACCGAAGATGGAGAAGTGTACATTTGGCAAACCAAAGACTTCATTCTTAATAAGAAATTTCAAATCCATTCATCCAGCATTACCACAATTAATTATAGCCCCGATGGGATGAAACTGGCGTTAGGTAGCAGAAACAAGACTTTACAAATTATCGACGTTGAAACTGGGTTGtctgtttttacaaaaacgaTGAAATCACCCATTTCTTCTTTGAAGTGGGACggttttttacttattttagGCTGTGACGACGGAAACCTGTTTATATGGGATATTGTGAAAGTAAAATTGCTGTACGAAGTCGATAAGGCCCATTcag GAGCCATTAGGACTGTAGATATTTCTTCTGATAAATCTATAATTGTTACCGGTAGCGAAGATCGATTGATTAAAGTGTGGAAGCCCAAATAA
- the Dnaaf6 gene encoding dynein axonemal assembly factor 6 has product MTEFCHIEQLVKLFNPPRDDDDSDSDCNDNCENSAECETEEKPKEKKQNPYAKIETNRQENDTSNMYDAENLLPSDSEFSSDWKKIPKWNISYRQKVTASDVFLQMGGKTPSTASCEDVIVTIDLPGEHMQNIDIKVLTNKLEVTSPNFSLKISLPQPVHPQKGDAKWDKEQQKLFITLRMEREFDFINF; this is encoded by the exons ATGACAGAATTTTGCCATATCGAACAACTTGTTAAGTTATTTAATCCACCTCGTGATGATGACGACTCTGATTCCGACTGCAACGATAACTGTGAGAATTCTGCAGAATGTGAAACCGAAGAGAAaccgaaagaaaaaaaacaaaatccatatgcaaaaattgaaactaaCAGACAGGAAAATGACACATCCAATATGTATGACGCTGAAAACTTACTGCCTTCTGATTCTGAATTCTCTTCtgattggaaaaaaattcctAAATGGAATATAAGCTATCGCCAAAAAGTTACCGCGTCCGACGTGTTCTTACAA ATGGGAGGTAAAACCCCATCAACTGCTAGTTGCGAAGATGTGATTGTTACTATAGACCTTCCTGGAGAGCACATGCAAAACATTGATATTAAGGTACttacaaataaattggaaGTGACTTCACCAAATTTTAGTCTTAAAATATCACTGCCTCAACCAGTTCATCCTCAGAAAGGCGATGCAAAATGGGATAAAGAACAACAAAAGCTCTTTATCACATTAAGAATGGAAAGAGAGTTcgattttatcaatttttaa